CATCCTCCGATACTGTTTTGGTGTGCAGGTTTATAGCAGGTTGTGCGAGCTGTTTAAATGTCTGGAAATCCTGTTCTGATAAGTGCGTGAGAGAACGGCATTTTGCCCAATAAGGCAATAGATTTCCATGGAATGCATTCAAAGTATAGGTTTTTAAAAGGTAAGTGCCGGGAACTGCCTGTTCAATCTGAATATGTAACGGCTTTGTGCTTGAAGATTCAAACAATTGTTCCGGGGTATCTAATAACTTTTCGTTATGTTTACTGTAAGCTGCCTGTTCGTTAATGTGAACATAATTGGTAAAAAGTGCCTGAAACCGGTAATTGGAGTCGGTTGTGATCAAATAATCAGAAGTATGTCCAATGATTCGAGTTCCGAGTTCTCTGAAAAAGGAATAAACATGATAAACCGGTTTCGGAAGTCCGATGTAATTAAAAAGGCCATTTCCACCAAAAAATAAATTTCCGGAATCGGCATAATAAACACTTAAGTCGGACATGGTAAAAAATCCCATCCCTTTTACCAACTGCATAGTTTCACTCAGAAAAGATGCAAGAAAACAGCTTGAAAATACCATGTCATTTAAATAATTTCTGGAAGTATAGCAAAAGGTAAATTCTGTAATAAGTACCGGAAGTGCCGGAAAATAGTGATCGATCAACTTGGCGGCTTTACGAATCTTATCCGGCATATAATCAGAGTCAGTTGCCAGATGTACGTGAGAATCAGTCATGACCCCGCCATAGGCATTGATACCGATAAAATCCATGCGAACCTGCAGAGCATTGATAAGACGAAACTTATCTTCCCAAAAATCAAAAGATAAAAAAATATTAAAATCAGCTCCGCCTACTTTTGTCTCAGGAAGTATATCTTTGATCATAAAACGTATTTTCTGATAATAGTCAAGGTATTGTCGAAACGTAAGCGTCGATAGATGTTCGTGTTCTTCGATAAAATCGTAGTAAACAGAAAATTTCCAGGATGTTACAGTTTCAATGCCATAACGATTACAACATGCACGAAGAAAATCGGGTAAAATTTGAATGATTTTATCATAGTAGGAAAAGACTTCTTCATCCATAGTCAGAATTTGTGTCTCACGGAATTGTAAGTGAACTTTTGCATGCTTGTATCCAAGTTCGATGAATGGTGTTAAGTCCAGTCGGAGCATCTCATCGAGTAGTTGAAAAATCTGTTCAAAACCATATCGGGTTGCATGATTTATGATATGGACTGTTGTCAGATCAAGTAGTCTGCAAATACGACCATATCGAAAATAAACGGTCTGCTGAATATCTTTTAATTGTGCCTGCATGCGGTTATCATTGAATTGATAAGCGTATCCCATATTCAGAAGATAACGCCAGGAGTCAGGCATATTTTTTGAAGATTTTGGAGAAATTCTAAAAATCGTATCTTCTTGCTTAAGAACAGCGAGTACGGTCGATTCTTGATGCATGTCGGCGGAGAGCAGTGCATCATAATAAGGGGAAAGAGGTAGTTTATTTCTTTCATCCGGCAATAATATGGAATCAGGTTGTTGAAATTGTTCACGGTACTGAGTTGGGGATATTCCATCTAGTTCCAGCATCACCTGGTATAAGGCATCTGCATTTTTGAAATGAAATAGTTCAGCCAGAACTGAATCACTTAATGCAGTATAGCGAAGCCAAAGCTTTATCGATTCCAGTTTTTTTTGTTGAATATAGGTTGAAAATGTACAGTCAAAATTTTTCTGAAACCAGGAAGCAAGATATTGCGGAGTAAGTTCGAGTGCCTGTGCAGTTTCGTTTAATTTGAAAGACTCCTGAATATGAGCGTCAATATAAGTAAGAATGGCTGTCTTTCTTTTCTCTGAATGTCGTAGATTTTTGTCTGAAATCGAAGTAGACGAAAGGGAAGGAAACAAGGAATCTAAAACAATGTATAAATTACTGATAATTTGAAATTCGAACTCTTTTTTGTCTGTGATATACAGGTGAGACAGTTTCAAAAAGGAGTAAAGTGCCCCGGATGAAAATCGTGATGCAAGGTGAACAACCGGGAGAGAAGAAAGTCGGTCTAAAGAAAAAAGGTTCAACAAAAAAGCCGGATTGAGCCGGATAAGCAGGCAAACAGATACATCATCAGGAATTAATTTTATAGAGCTGCCTGTCTGAAAAACAAAAAAATCATGCGGATGAAGTTGAATGCACTGTGTATTTTCAGAATGATAAGTATCTGTATAGCGAATTTCAAGATTGTTTTCCAGAGGGCAGAGAACACAAAAGTCCGGAAGACAAAGAGACGTATCTGTGTAAAAGCGATATAGAGCCAGATCGGTGATCATATAATCTATGTGATTGTTTGAAAGCATAATAAATTCCTCCTCAAAAGTATTTATTGAGAAATAAAAGTTTAAAAATTAACCTTATTATAAAAAAAGAGGAGAAAAAGGTCAATAAACGAAAAGGAAAATATGAATAAAATAAATGATAAATTAAGAAAAAGGGAATACATGTAAAAATAAAAATGGAAAAATAGAAAAAATAGATGAAAATAGCAACAAAATGATGAAAAATAAAATAGAAATCTTGAATGAATGAGAGTTAAACTTTAATCTAGAAAAGTGGATAACGTGATAGGAGGAAAAATCTATGGGTGGAATTTTCAGTTATGACAATCCGATTATGTCTGCAATCAGTAAAATTGCAAATTGTATTTTATTGAATATGTTATTTTTGATCTGTTGTATCCCAATCGTAACGGCAGGTGCATCATTTACGGCAATGTATTATACGATAGAAAAAAACATTAAAAATAACAGAGGATATGTCTGTAGTTCCTTTTTTATATCATTTAAAGAAAACTTAAAAAAAGCCACTCCGGTATGGTTGCTTATACTTGGAATAGAAATTATCTTTTTGAGTGATTATTTTGTTGTAAATCACGTACGTCAGGCAGGAAATATGTTGGGAAATATTTATCCACTGTTTTTGGTTATGATGGTTCTGGTCGCTTTATATGCGGTGTGGTTTTTCGCGAATCTTGCGAGATTTGACAATTCGGTGAAGAATCTTATGAAAAACAGTTTGATCTTGATGATCCGTTTTCCGGGAACAACAGTTTTGATATTTTTTGCTTTGATATTTGCGTGTGTGATCACATATCTGATCCCGATTGCAGGTTTTTTAATGCCGGTCATTGCAGCATGGCTGTTCAGTGCACCGATCGAACATGTATTTTCAAAATGTATGAAATAATATAAGCAAACCTATATGGAACGATAGATGAAAACTCTCGGCAGTGATGAAATCTTAAATCACTGCCGAGAATTTTTTATATAAAAAAGAACCCTGTGGCTTAAGGGTAAGGCCTGCAAGGTTCTTAAAAAATATCTGTTATTCTCCAATCAATCGTGTCAACATCTCATGATGTCTTCGAACCTGTTCTACTTCATTTGGAAGGTATTCGATTCCACGATCCTGCTGATCTCGTTGTCCTTCATATTCGGAATCAATGTATCCGTCAAATCCGTGCTCTTTGAGGATACGGATCGGAGTTTCGTAATCAATGGCAAGATCTTCATAGCATCCCGGTTTTCCAGGAATCTCAGTCATGTTATAGAATTTTCCGTGAATACTCATGATATATGGAAGAATTTCCACAAGGTCATTCGGGTCAGCGGAAGATTCGTGAAGAGCCATACGTTCCAGGTTAGAACCATCGATTCCATGATTTGGATATTTCTCGTTCACAACTTTGATCATATCATCCAGGTCGTATTCTTTACTGTGTGCAAGAATAAAATCAACAGCTTCCGGAATCTCAGCATGACGTTTTACATAATCAATAGCGACCTGAGAAGGAGAGTGCTGGAAGATTCCAAAATCAGGAACCAGTCCTACATGCTTACTTCCTGTACGCTGTGCAAGATCAATAATCTGTTCTGACATACGGAAATCAAGTGCAGCAGCCATACCGCTGGTTGGTTGTTTTCTTGCTCTTGGTCGGATCGGAAGTGGAGCGTGGATCTCTTTTCCAATTCTGACATTGTATTTTTCAGCTGTATCCAGTGCCATCTCGATTACATCAATCGGAACAAGACAAAGCGGGCGCACATTCTGGAAACCAAGGCGCGCAGCAAGCTTGATATCATTTTTCAGACGTTCTGCAGCCTCTCGATGATTCATGATATGATCACGGAACTGGTGTACATCCAGATAAATGTCCATCGTTACCGGTTTCATTTCATAGCGTGCGATATAATTATTCCAATCAAAAATAAATTGTTCAGATGGAAATGGATAATCACGAATAGTCGCTTCGTCAATGATCTCTACTCCGTCAGTGTGTAGATTATCATGAATTTCCCGGACCATATCTTTCCAATCCATTTGTTTAAAGAATTGTGTCTGTTGATAACTGTATAAAGATACACCACGTTTGATACCCATAATTATTTATCTCCTTCCTGTAATTCTAATGTGAAAGAACAGATTGATGCAGTCTTTCCGGAACCGGCACCACTTCCAGGAACCGGTGGATTTTTAAGCCATTCCTCATCCCATGGCATGTATCCATATTGAGAGAGGATGGATTGTTGTAATTTGATGACATGTTTACCAGGTTCAAGTCCACCTTCTTTTGCAACATAGACATAACCTTCGTC
This Ruminococcus hominis DNA region includes the following protein-coding sequences:
- a CDS encoding YesL family protein → MGGIFSYDNPIMSAISKIANCILLNMLFLICCIPIVTAGASFTAMYYTIEKNIKNNRGYVCSSFFISFKENLKKATPVWLLILGIEIIFLSDYFVVNHVRQAGNMLGNIYPLFLVMMVLVALYAVWFFANLARFDNSVKNLMKNSLILMIRFPGTTVLIFFALIFACVITYLIPIAGFLMPVIAAWLFSAPIEHVFSKCMK
- a CDS encoding GH39 family glycosyl hydrolase encodes the protein MLSNNHIDYMITDLALYRFYTDTSLCLPDFCVLCPLENNLEIRYTDTYHSENTQCIQLHPHDFFVFQTGSSIKLIPDDVSVCLLIRLNPAFLLNLFSLDRLSSLPVVHLASRFSSGALYSFLKLSHLYITDKKEFEFQIISNLYIVLDSLFPSLSSTSISDKNLRHSEKRKTAILTYIDAHIQESFKLNETAQALELTPQYLASWFQKNFDCTFSTYIQQKKLESIKLWLRYTALSDSVLAELFHFKNADALYQVMLELDGISPTQYREQFQQPDSILLPDERNKLPLSPYYDALLSADMHQESTVLAVLKQEDTIFRISPKSSKNMPDSWRYLLNMGYAYQFNDNRMQAQLKDIQQTVYFRYGRICRLLDLTTVHIINHATRYGFEQIFQLLDEMLRLDLTPFIELGYKHAKVHLQFRETQILTMDEEVFSYYDKIIQILPDFLRACCNRYGIETVTSWKFSVYYDFIEEHEHLSTLTFRQYLDYYQKIRFMIKDILPETKVGGADFNIFLSFDFWEDKFRLINALQVRMDFIGINAYGGVMTDSHVHLATDSDYMPDKIRKAAKLIDHYFPALPVLITEFTFCYTSRNYLNDMVFSSCFLASFLSETMQLVKGMGFFTMSDLSVYYADSGNLFFGGNGLFNYIGLPKPVYHVYSFFRELGTRIIGHTSDYLITTDSNYRFQALFTNYVHINEQAAYSKHNEKLLDTPEQLFESSSTKPLHIQIEQAVPGTYLLKTYTLNAFHGNLLPYWAKCRSLTHLSEQDFQTFKQLAQPAINLHTKTVSEDGILDFSVHLEPSEVKLVLIDYIEN
- a CDS encoding TIM barrel protein — translated: MGIKRGVSLYSYQQTQFFKQMDWKDMVREIHDNLHTDGVEIIDEATIRDYPFPSEQFIFDWNNYIARYEMKPVTMDIYLDVHQFRDHIMNHREAAERLKNDIKLAARLGFQNVRPLCLVPIDVIEMALDTAEKYNVRIGKEIHAPLPIRPRARKQPTSGMAAALDFRMSEQIIDLAQRTGSKHVGLVPDFGIFQHSPSQVAIDYVKRHAEIPEAVDFILAHSKEYDLDDMIKVVNEKYPNHGIDGSNLERMALHESSADPNDLVEILPYIMSIHGKFYNMTEIPGKPGCYEDLAIDYETPIRILKEHGFDGYIDSEYEGQRDQQDRGIEYLPNEVEQVRRHHEMLTRLIGE